One region of Marivirga arenosa genomic DNA includes:
- a CDS encoding Hsp20/alpha crystallin family protein yields the protein MTLIKYNPSLPNTENRSFSSLLDRFFNESFNGIGKEMQHFSPQVDIAETKTAFEIAVAAPGMKKDDFNINMNDGSIIISGERKFEEKKDEKNFHSIETQYGSFSRTFHLPENIKEDKIEATYQDGILNITIPKDEKKELKRTIQVK from the coding sequence ATGACACTTATAAAGTATAACCCAAGTTTACCTAATACTGAAAACAGAAGCTTTTCAAGTTTATTAGACAGATTCTTTAATGAATCATTTAACGGTATAGGAAAAGAGATGCAACACTTCTCTCCACAAGTAGATATTGCAGAAACTAAAACTGCTTTTGAAATTGCAGTTGCGGCTCCTGGAATGAAAAAAGATGATTTTAACATTAACATGAATGATGGTTCAATTATCATTTCTGGAGAGAGAAAATTTGAAGAAAAAAAGGATGAAAAAAACTTTCATTCAATAGAAACTCAATATGGTTCATTTTCAAGAACATTTCATCTTCCAGAAAACATAAAAGAAGATAAAATTGAAGCCACTTATCAGGATGGAATTTTAAATATTACAATTCCAAAAGATGAGAAAAAGGAATTAAAAAGAACCATTCAAGTAAAATAA
- a CDS encoding GIY-YIG nuclease family protein — MSTFFVYILFSSKINKFYIGYSQNPEKRLEFHNSTLNKIWSKRGQPWELKTTIPFKSKTEALKAERKIKKLKSKAIIKDIIENGWKH; from the coding sequence ATGAGCACATTTTTCGTTTACATCCTATTCTCTTCAAAAATCAATAAATTCTATATTGGTTATTCTCAAAATCCAGAAAAGAGACTAGAGTTTCATAATTCAACATTAAATAAAATTTGGTCAAAGAGAGGTCAACCCTGGGAGCTGAAAACGACAATTCCATTTAAATCAAAAACAGAAGCTCTAAAAGCTGAGCGAAAAATAAAAAAACTAAAAAGCAAAGCGATCATCAAAGACATTATTGAAAATGGGTGGAAGCATTAG
- a CDS encoding GIY-YIG nuclease family protein → MSTFFVYILFSSKINKFHIGYSQNPEKRLEFHNSTLNKIWSKKG, encoded by the coding sequence ATGAGCACATTTTTTGTTTATATCCTATTCTCTTCAAAAATTAATAAATTCCATATTGGTTATTCTCAAAACCCAGAAAAGAGACTAGAGTTTCATAATTCAACATTAAATAAAATTTGGTCAAAGAAAGGTTAG
- a CDS encoding acyl-CoA desaturase, whose product MAVAVKENLKHRKKGTWKKEISFAIVHLLPLGAIWTGATWFDWTVCAFLYVWRMFWVTGGYHRYFSHRSYNTSRWFQFLIAFFAQTSAQKGALWWASHHRHHHRNSDTLKDPHSMLHFGFWYSHVGWIIGSDFKKTDFKVINDYSKYPELRWLNKNYLVPPVILALTVMALGGIVNGGSILAMFTSAGFSTLFIGFFLSTIILYHATFSINSIMHKFGKQRYETGDESRNSVWLALLTLGEGWHNNHHYYESSARQGFFWWEVDLTYYGLKFMSMLGLIWDLKPVPKYIKKSKNRAEAKALKEQMKKQVA is encoded by the coding sequence ATGGCAGTTGCAGTTAAAGAAAACTTAAAACACAGGAAAAAAGGAACCTGGAAAAAAGAAATAAGCTTTGCTATAGTTCATTTATTGCCGCTTGGTGCAATATGGACTGGGGCTACTTGGTTCGATTGGACAGTTTGTGCATTTTTATATGTCTGGAGAATGTTTTGGGTTACAGGAGGTTACCACAGGTATTTCTCTCATAGAAGCTATAATACATCTAGGTGGTTTCAGTTTTTAATTGCATTTTTTGCTCAAACTTCAGCTCAAAAAGGAGCCTTATGGTGGGCTTCTCATCACAGGCATCATCACAGAAATAGTGATACTTTAAAAGATCCACATAGTATGCTACATTTTGGATTTTGGTATTCTCATGTGGGTTGGATTATAGGTTCTGACTTCAAGAAAACAGATTTTAAAGTCATTAATGACTACAGCAAATATCCTGAACTAAGATGGTTAAATAAAAACTATCTGGTTCCTCCTGTGATATTGGCTTTAACCGTAATGGCTTTGGGTGGTATAGTAAATGGAGGAAGTATTCTAGCTATGTTTACATCAGCTGGATTTTCTACTTTATTTATAGGCTTCTTTTTAAGTACCATCATACTTTATCATGCTACATTCTCAATAAACAGCATTATGCATAAGTTTGGGAAACAACGTTATGAAACAGGGGATGAGTCAAGAAATAGTGTTTGGTTAGCCTTATTAACTTTAGGGGAAGGTTGGCATAATAACCACCATTATTACGAAAGTTCTGCACGCCAAGGATTTTTCTGGTGGGAAGTGGATCTTACTTACTATGGGCTTAAATTTATGTCAATGTTAGGTTTAATTTGGGACTTGAAACCAGTGCCAAAATATATCAAGAAATCAAAAAATAGAGCAGAAGCAAAAGCTTTAAAAGAACAGATGAAAAAGCAAGTAGCATAA
- a CDS encoding transporter: MKKILVFFLFSSYSVLLFGQYSETIATARPGAANGAGTVGKGVLQFQTGIQYDEVRDVRDSMNYRVENTSENLVIRFGLRERFEVSTVINHINSTEFLEDGSESLSRSGINTSLIRARTTINDHLALQVGVSTRIRSEDYKIDFLAPRFRVMYSTPFGEYAGLTTNIGTYWNGVDGRPRGFYVFSFSFALTDNMSLVAESYGNFIKSQINNYFDIGLGYNLNKDLLIDLNGGWGANYPYKSYFLTAGISYRIITRFRPEEMMPSEE, encoded by the coding sequence ATGAAAAAAATTTTAGTCTTTTTTCTTTTTAGTAGCTACTCAGTCCTGCTTTTTGGGCAATATAGTGAAACCATTGCAACTGCTCGTCCAGGTGCCGCTAATGGTGCAGGTACTGTAGGAAAGGGAGTTTTACAATTTCAAACAGGAATTCAATATGATGAAGTAAGAGATGTTAGAGATAGCATGAATTACAGGGTGGAAAACACCTCAGAAAATTTAGTAATAAGGTTTGGATTGAGAGAAAGGTTTGAAGTGAGTACCGTAATTAATCATATTAATTCTACGGAATTTTTAGAAGATGGCTCTGAATCACTGTCTAGAAGCGGCATTAATACCAGTTTGATTAGAGCTAGAACAACAATTAACGACCATCTTGCCTTGCAAGTAGGAGTGAGTACTAGAATAAGAAGTGAAGATTATAAAATTGATTTTTTAGCCCCACGCTTTCGAGTAATGTATAGTACTCCCTTCGGGGAATATGCAGGTTTAACTACCAATATTGGAACTTATTGGAATGGAGTAGATGGAAGGCCAAGAGGCTTTTATGTCTTTAGTTTTTCTTTTGCCCTTACAGATAATATGTCGCTTGTTGCTGAGAGTTATGGAAACTTTATAAAGTCACAGATTAATAATTATTTCGATATTGGTTTGGGCTACAACTTAAATAAAGATTTACTAATTGATTTAAATGGGGGTTGGGGCGCAAATTATCCATACAAAAGCTATTTTTTAACTGCAGGGATTTCTTATCGAATTATAACACGCTTTAGACCTGAAGAAATGATGCCTAGTGAAGAATAA
- a CDS encoding toxin-antitoxin system YwqK family antitoxin, producing the protein MKLYVVILLIIFCTFGVQSQNLDRFRIDCADEVDLPLYDGELSNEELKDQPFSLGFRYIENDEIKYHDELIIYNCNTGKVKLTAEFDKNRLVNDFVVYDATGELKKELKLLKNFESPYVDLNFEFRLQKVAAYPSGTAKIYDNGKLIRTIDFSSNDQLPYVINYSFDGNKTSEGKAEIKGLLDSDWKIQRIGVWKNYKDGKLLTENTFNKRGQLNSEKLFDNGNLVSEITVLNPTTKSIKKYYANGNLKESGKEKEGSKIELWNTYRKDGSIIKKINYANGLADNVQIFDENENLIQLKELITDQEDIPKSIQDKTKVYETEKYFTNGKLKSYGLTQSSKLLGIHEYYNEKGDLIEISEYDVNGNKINSIDAKTYSAISKKKKQIFSEILVLNTTHPQNLNQLKSIKTLSDSLYLDYDSVIGEYNYKDDFDKKLTYFIEQTKEFDDLSNDLEWYDTLYSSISQYNDRNWKYSFELVEKELRLQKEFAVYKMNRKFEWIKDNFTSTKKTLFGSKIIVKNNQDEVYESISEELFPTLNEQILNATDKYKVISTSQEFESLVEKAAYIIDNPDEKFRQSLKNSKTINDKKRLFFSAK; encoded by the coding sequence ATGAAACTATATGTAGTAATACTGCTTATAATATTTTGCACGTTTGGTGTTCAGTCACAGAATCTCGATAGGTTTAGAATTGATTGTGCAGATGAAGTTGATTTGCCTTTATATGATGGTGAATTATCAAACGAAGAATTAAAAGACCAACCCTTCTCTTTAGGATTTAGATATATTGAGAATGATGAAATAAAATATCATGATGAACTAATTATTTACAATTGTAATACAGGAAAAGTAAAATTAACAGCAGAGTTTGATAAAAATAGGTTAGTAAATGATTTTGTGGTTTATGATGCGACTGGTGAACTAAAGAAAGAACTTAAGCTGCTAAAGAACTTTGAATCACCATATGTAGATTTGAATTTTGAATTTAGATTACAAAAGGTGGCAGCTTATCCTTCCGGAACTGCAAAAATTTATGATAATGGTAAGCTTATCAGAACTATTGACTTCAGCTCTAATGATCAGTTACCTTATGTAATTAATTATAGCTTTGATGGGAATAAAACTTCAGAAGGAAAAGCAGAAATAAAAGGATTGTTAGATAGTGATTGGAAAATTCAAAGAATAGGGGTTTGGAAGAATTATAAGGATGGAAAACTATTAACTGAAAATACTTTCAATAAAAGAGGACAGCTTAATTCTGAAAAGCTGTTTGATAATGGTAATTTAGTAAGTGAGATTACCGTTTTGAATCCTACTACTAAAAGCATAAAAAAATATTATGCCAATGGTAATCTTAAAGAAAGTGGAAAAGAAAAGGAAGGTTCAAAAATTGAATTATGGAATACTTACCGCAAGGATGGTTCAATTATTAAAAAAATAAATTATGCTAATGGTTTAGCGGATAACGTCCAAATATTTGATGAAAATGAAAATCTAATTCAGCTAAAAGAATTAATTACTGATCAAGAAGATATTCCAAAAAGTATTCAGGATAAAACAAAGGTTTATGAAACCGAAAAATATTTTACTAATGGTAAGCTAAAATCATATGGTCTAACCCAATCCAGTAAGCTGCTGGGAATTCATGAATACTACAATGAAAAGGGTGATTTAATCGAGATCAGCGAATATGATGTAAATGGTAATAAAATAAATAGCATTGATGCTAAAACGTATTCAGCGATAAGTAAAAAGAAAAAGCAAATATTTAGTGAGATATTAGTTTTAAATACAACTCACCCTCAAAACCTAAATCAACTAAAATCCATAAAAACCCTATCGGATTCACTGTATCTAGATTATGACAGTGTGATTGGTGAATATAATTATAAAGATGATTTCGATAAAAAACTCACTTATTTTATTGAACAAACGAAAGAATTTGATGATTTATCAAATGACTTAGAATGGTATGATACCCTTTATTCTTCAATTTCTCAATATAATGATAGAAACTGGAAATACTCATTTGAGTTAGTTGAAAAGGAATTACGGTTACAAAAAGAGTTTGCTGTTTATAAAATGAATAGAAAATTTGAATGGATTAAAGATAACTTCACTTCTACTAAAAAGACCCTTTTCGGCAGTAAAATTATTGTAAAAAATAATCAAGATGAGGTATACGAATCGATAAGTGAAGAACTGTTTCCAACATTAAATGAACAAATACTAAATGCAACTGATAAATATAAAGTAATTTCTACCTCACAGGAATTTGAAAGTCTGGTTGAAAAAGCAGCTTATATAATAGATAATCCAGATGAAAAATTCCGTCAGTCGCTAAAAAATTCAAAGACGATCAACGACAAAAAACGTTTGTTTTTCTCAGCAAAATGA
- a CDS encoding PAS domain S-box protein — MEKVINIQQAQKVKQDPIDFLSNNVVLLSFNEDFDVLSANDTFLKATGIRRDELAGLNFFQHLCEELPEYIKDELTYLVRQQKSWNGNFAFPNKVGESISWYHTNIIPTRDLNGQYIGFNLIATVGKSQQSLITEKETTDSWMKAIFNDADESNILVGLDGNVIEFNATAYEFMSWYTHKELRLNEYLPFYFSGSFTKTFEVLFDKAKKGQKQKFCRSFKNLSGYEKIVDMELKPVSDSTGTIMGVILNTSDITEEVNLEKRIRISEKKLDDIAFINAHEVRAPLASILGLLNLLDFESVNESSKRILNHLKKSASNLEKIIHKVSESTYMSNSDENKSA, encoded by the coding sequence ATGGAAAAAGTAATAAACATTCAACAGGCACAAAAGGTAAAGCAAGACCCAATAGATTTTCTTTCAAATAATGTCGTGCTTTTATCTTTTAATGAGGATTTTGATGTCCTTTCTGCCAATGATACTTTCCTTAAGGCTACTGGTATTAGAAGAGATGAACTAGCAGGTTTAAATTTCTTTCAACACTTATGTGAAGAATTACCTGAATACATTAAAGATGAGTTAACCTATTTGGTAAGGCAGCAAAAGTCTTGGAATGGAAATTTTGCTTTTCCTAATAAGGTAGGAGAAAGTATTTCTTGGTATCATACCAATATAATTCCAACTCGAGATTTAAATGGTCAATATATTGGCTTCAATTTGATTGCAACGGTTGGTAAATCTCAGCAAAGTTTAATTACAGAAAAAGAGACCACGGATAGTTGGATGAAAGCAATTTTTAATGATGCTGATGAATCCAATATTCTAGTTGGTTTGGATGGAAATGTTATTGAATTCAATGCTACTGCTTATGAGTTTATGTCATGGTATACTCATAAAGAATTAAGATTAAATGAGTATTTACCATTTTATTTTAGCGGTAGTTTTACTAAGACCTTTGAAGTTTTATTTGATAAAGCTAAAAAGGGTCAAAAACAAAAGTTTTGTCGTTCATTTAAAAATTTAAGTGGCTACGAAAAAATAGTTGACATGGAATTAAAGCCTGTTTCTGATTCCACAGGAACAATCATGGGCGTAATCTTAAATACTTCCGATATAACAGAAGAAGTAAATCTTGAAAAGAGAATTAGAATATCTGAGAAGAAGCTTGACGACATAGCCTTCATTAATGCTCATGAAGTAAGGGCCCCCTTAGCTTCAATTTTAGGCTTACTTAATTTACTTGATTTTGAATCAGTAAACGAGAGTAGTAAAAGAATTTTAAATCACCTTAAAAAGTCAGCTTCTAACCTTGAAAAAATTATTCATAAGGTTTCGGAAAGCACCTATATGTCAAATTCTGACGAGAATAAATCAGCTTAA
- the mutS gene encoding DNA mismatch repair protein MutS produces the protein MAKTKEAKETPLMKQYNQIKAKYPGALLLFRVGDFYETFGEDAVKASKVLNIILTKRANGSASHIELAGFPHHAMDNYLPKLVRAGHRVAICDQLEDPKSVKGIVKRGVTELVTPGVSFDDNVLETGRNNYLASIHFSQNSLGVAFLDISTGEFMTASGNAAYIDKLLQGFQPSEIIYSKGARNHFEEKFSNDYNVHLLEDWIYAFDFAYEKLTKQFKTNSLKGFGIESLEEGIIAAGAILHYLEETEHKKIEHIASISRIEEEKYVWMDKFTIRNLELVYPQQEGGIPLIQVLDRTLTPMGSRQIKKWMVLPVKDKAVIEERLKVVEAFYEGADLREKISSSLKTMGDVERLISKVAVGRVNPRELNQLKKALGLMVPLKQELQNSNVEVLKKLADQINTCEYLYELIDKQLMEDAPLLTNQGNLIKEGVDEELDELKKIAFSGKDYLLQLQKREMEQTGISSLKVAYNKVFGYYLEVTNAHKDKVPQEWIRKQTLVNAERYITEELKQYEEKILGAEDKMVVIEQKIFQSLLQNAMDFVTPIQQNARVIAQVDCLLSFAEISLANEYVKPSILEDSSLDIKSGRHPVIEQQLPHGEEYIPNDVFLDNESQQIMIITGPNMAGKSALLRQTALIVLMAQMGCYVPAKSAEIGMVDKVFTRVGASDNLSKGESTFMVEMTETASILNNLSDRSLILMDEIGRGTSTYDGVSIAWSIVEFLHNHPKFKAKTLFATHYHELNQLAHDFPRIKNFNVSVKEIDGEIIFLRKLKKGGSEHSFGIHVAHIAGMPNPVVLRANEIMHHLEKDKIRERTNKKMNEVPKNNYQLNMFEADPAMSEIKDLIENIDINTLSPVEALLKLNELKSKLK, from the coding sequence ATGGCGAAGACTAAAGAAGCGAAGGAAACTCCTTTAATGAAGCAGTATAATCAGATAAAAGCAAAGTATCCTGGTGCACTTTTGCTTTTTCGTGTTGGTGATTTTTATGAAACATTTGGGGAGGATGCTGTTAAAGCTAGTAAGGTTTTAAATATCATTTTGACTAAAAGGGCGAATGGGTCTGCATCTCATATTGAATTGGCTGGTTTTCCTCACCATGCTATGGATAACTACTTGCCTAAATTGGTTAGAGCAGGCCATAGAGTTGCTATTTGTGACCAATTAGAAGATCCAAAATCAGTAAAAGGAATTGTGAAAAGAGGAGTGACTGAACTCGTAACTCCTGGGGTCAGTTTTGACGATAATGTCCTTGAAACGGGAAGAAATAATTATTTAGCCTCTATTCACTTTTCTCAAAATTCTTTAGGCGTAGCTTTCTTAGATATTTCCACAGGAGAATTTATGACGGCTTCAGGAAATGCAGCCTATATCGATAAACTACTGCAAGGATTTCAGCCTTCAGAAATTATCTATTCTAAAGGCGCAAGGAATCATTTTGAAGAAAAATTTTCCAATGATTATAATGTTCATCTTTTGGAAGATTGGATTTATGCATTTGACTTTGCCTATGAAAAATTAACCAAACAATTTAAGACAAACTCCCTCAAAGGTTTTGGGATTGAATCACTAGAAGAAGGGATTATTGCTGCTGGGGCGATTCTTCATTATCTAGAAGAAACAGAACATAAAAAGATAGAACATATCGCTTCCATTTCCAGAATTGAGGAGGAGAAGTATGTCTGGATGGATAAATTTACGATCCGAAATCTAGAGCTTGTTTATCCTCAACAAGAAGGAGGAATTCCATTAATTCAGGTGTTAGATAGAACCTTAACGCCAATGGGTTCTCGCCAAATTAAGAAATGGATGGTGTTGCCCGTTAAAGACAAAGCGGTAATAGAGGAAAGGCTGAAAGTGGTAGAAGCCTTTTATGAAGGTGCTGATCTACGAGAGAAAATATCTTCTTCATTAAAAACCATGGGAGATGTTGAGAGGCTTATATCTAAAGTCGCAGTAGGAAGGGTAAACCCAAGAGAACTCAACCAGCTGAAGAAAGCTTTAGGATTAATGGTGCCTCTAAAACAAGAACTTCAGAATTCAAATGTTGAAGTCTTAAAAAAGTTAGCAGATCAAATAAACACTTGCGAATACCTTTATGAGTTAATTGATAAGCAGTTGATGGAGGATGCTCCTTTATTGACTAATCAAGGTAATTTAATTAAGGAAGGAGTTGACGAAGAATTAGATGAATTAAAGAAAATAGCATTTTCAGGTAAAGACTATCTATTACAGCTTCAAAAACGAGAAATGGAGCAAACAGGCATCTCTTCTTTAAAAGTTGCCTATAATAAAGTCTTTGGCTATTATTTAGAAGTAACAAATGCCCATAAAGATAAAGTACCTCAAGAATGGATTCGAAAGCAAACTTTAGTAAATGCTGAACGCTACATCACTGAAGAGCTTAAGCAATATGAAGAGAAGATTTTAGGTGCTGAAGATAAAATGGTAGTCATTGAGCAGAAGATATTCCAATCCTTACTGCAAAATGCAATGGATTTTGTAACCCCTATTCAACAGAATGCAAGAGTTATAGCTCAAGTAGATTGTCTATTAAGTTTTGCAGAAATATCACTAGCCAATGAATACGTAAAGCCTAGTATTTTAGAAGATTCATCTTTAGATATAAAATCGGGGAGGCACCCTGTTATTGAACAGCAATTGCCACATGGAGAAGAATATATCCCCAATGATGTATTTCTAGATAATGAAAGTCAACAGATTATGATTATTACTGGGCCTAATATGGCGGGTAAATCAGCTTTGCTCAGACAAACGGCACTAATTGTGTTAATGGCGCAAATGGGCTGTTACGTTCCTGCTAAATCAGCTGAAATTGGCATGGTAGATAAAGTTTTTACCAGAGTGGGCGCTTCTGATAATCTTTCGAAAGGGGAGTCAACCTTTATGGTAGAAATGACTGAAACGGCTAGCATTTTAAATAATTTATCGGATAGAAGTTTGATCTTAATGGATGAAATTGGTCGAGGTACTAGTACTTATGATGGCGTTTCCATTGCCTGGAGTATAGTTGAATTCCTGCATAACCATCCGAAATTTAAAGCGAAGACTTTATTTGCTACTCATTATCATGAGCTCAATCAGTTAGCCCATGATTTTCCAAGAATTAAAAACTTTAATGTATCAGTTAAAGAAATTGATGGTGAAATTATCTTTTTAAGAAAGTTGAAAAAGGGAGGCAGTGAGCATAGTTTTGGTATCCATGTAGCTCATATTGCCGGAATGCCAAATCCTGTTGTCCTCCGAGCAAATGAAATTATGCATCATTTGGAAAAAGATAAAATTCGTGAAAGAACAAATAAAAAAATGAATGAAGTTCCTAAGAATAATTATCAGCTAAATATGTTTGAAGCAGACCCAGCTATGTCAGAAATTAAAGATTTGATTGAAAATATTGACATTAATACCTTGTCCCCAGTAGAAGCATTATTAAAGTTAAATGAACTAAAAAGTAAGCTGAAATAG
- a CDS encoding RNA methyltransferase yields the protein MRKLANEELNRLEVEEFKETPKNPIVLVLDNVRSMNNVGSAFRTSDAFLIEKIYLCGITAKPPHREINKTALGATDSVEWEHLENTLDAVEKLKKEGYKVMSVEQAEESLSLEEFNPQKDEKYAFVFGNEVFGVEQEVVDKSDHCLEIPQFGTKHSLNISVSIGVVLWHTVLTAGLVQK from the coding sequence ATGAGGAAATTAGCCAATGAGGAATTAAATCGATTAGAAGTAGAGGAATTTAAAGAAACTCCTAAAAACCCCATTGTTTTAGTGCTAGATAATGTTAGAAGCATGAATAATGTAGGTTCAGCCTTTAGAACTTCTGATGCATTTTTAATCGAAAAAATTTATTTGTGTGGCATAACTGCTAAGCCTCCTCATAGAGAAATTAATAAAACAGCATTGGGAGCAACCGATTCAGTAGAATGGGAACACCTAGAAAATACTTTAGATGCGGTTGAAAAACTTAAAAAAGAGGGCTATAAAGTAATGAGCGTTGAGCAGGCTGAAGAAAGTTTAAGCTTGGAAGAATTCAATCCTCAAAAAGATGAAAAGTATGCTTTTGTTTTTGGAAATGAAGTATTCGGGGTAGAACAGGAAGTAGTGGACAAAAGTGACCATTGTCTAGAAATTCCTCAATTTGGTACCAAGCACTCTTTGAATATTTCCGTTAGTATTGGTGTGGTTTTATGGCATACTGTACTAACTGCAGGATTGGTGCAGAAATAG